A single window of Methylomarinum sp. Ch1-1 DNA harbors:
- a CDS encoding DUF3422 family protein: MTTLFPLPDNHPQRFKLHNEVHARSSVILDLPVSASHLTLMQSSDEKKQDRIHLIELCERFGVTPPKQDANHFSARYDNFQLRWEQHGEFTTYTFYVHKQQQSDPFKEPALKSVPVDWMAQLVGKVIVAAHAAIIPASETTDDIEAMAHFFAGNALIGAKVSGGAAQAYTDFRIHIDGFSRFLIVDDHLKNAQAGRLLQRLFEIEVYRVMALLAFPIARKLTPVLIKADHQLIAITAAMAEAGCDDGKLLDELTTLAAEVENHISCNHYRFGAASAYYNLVNQRIEDLREKRIQGLQTFSEFMGRRLEPAINTCQSTAKRFNLLSERISNAGELLRTRVDISIERQNQDLLKSVSTHAKMQVRLQGTVEGVSIFAITSYAVSLIGSIAQAMKSADWDVNPPLVIGISIPFVLTVVAIGVRRIHKLIQKIDED, translated from the coding sequence GTGACCACGCTCTTCCCCCTGCCAGACAATCATCCGCAACGATTCAAGTTACACAATGAGGTTCATGCTCGCTCCTCGGTGATCCTGGATCTCCCGGTAAGCGCCTCCCATCTCACCTTGATGCAGAGCAGTGACGAGAAAAAACAAGACCGCATTCATCTGATTGAGCTATGCGAACGTTTCGGCGTCACGCCTCCCAAACAGGACGCCAACCATTTCAGCGCCCGTTACGATAATTTTCAGTTGCGCTGGGAACAGCACGGCGAATTTACCACCTACACCTTCTATGTGCATAAGCAGCAGCAGTCAGACCCCTTCAAGGAGCCGGCGCTGAAAAGCGTTCCGGTGGACTGGATGGCGCAGCTGGTGGGCAAAGTGATCGTCGCGGCGCACGCCGCCATTATTCCTGCCTCTGAAACGACCGACGACATTGAAGCGATGGCGCATTTTTTCGCCGGTAATGCGCTGATTGGCGCCAAGGTCAGCGGCGGCGCCGCCCAAGCCTATACCGACTTCAGGATACATATCGACGGTTTCAGCCGTTTTCTGATCGTCGATGATCATCTGAAAAACGCCCAGGCCGGCCGCCTGCTGCAACGCCTGTTTGAAATCGAAGTCTATCGGGTCATGGCCCTGCTGGCTTTCCCGATCGCCCGCAAACTGACGCCTGTCTTGATCAAGGCCGACCACCAGCTGATCGCCATTACCGCGGCGATGGCGGAAGCCGGTTGCGACGACGGCAAATTGCTCGACGAACTGACCACGCTGGCCGCCGAGGTGGAAAATCATATTTCCTGCAACCATTACCGTTTTGGCGCCGCCAGCGCCTATTATAACCTGGTCAACCAGCGTATCGAGGATTTACGCGAAAAACGCATCCAGGGCTTGCAGACGTTCAGCGAATTCATGGGCAGACGCCTGGAGCCGGCGATCAACACCTGCCAATCCACCGCTAAACGCTTTAATTTGCTGTCCGAACGCATCAGTAACGCCGGCGAACTGTTACGCACCCGCGTCGACATTTCGATCGAACGTCAAAACCAGGACTTATTGAAATCGGTGAGCACCCACGCCAAAATGCAGGTGCGCCTGCAAGGAACCGTGGAAGGCGTGTCTATTTTCGCAATCACCAGTTACGCGGTCAGCCTGATCGGTTCGATCGCGCAGGCGATGAAATCGGCCGATTGGGATGTTAATCCGCCGTTGGTCATCGGCATTTCGATCCCATTTGTGCTGACGGTCGTCGCCATCGGCGTGCGCCGCATACATAAATTGATTCAAAAAATAGACGAGGATTGA
- a CDS encoding YgaP-like transmembrane domain translates to MSFDVKRMIKFEHNVGEKEKKIRLAAGAALLLISLFTASIILLLLGVVLVATGYSGWCPAYSGLERNSLEEHEKGAEN, encoded by the coding sequence ATGAGCTTTGATGTAAAACGTATGATTAAATTTGAACATAACGTCGGTGAAAAAGAAAAAAAAATTCGCCTGGCGGCCGGAGCGGCCCTACTGCTGATTTCTCTTTTCACCGCTAGCATAATATTGCTGCTTCTGGGCGTCGTCCTGGTCGCAACCGGTTATTCCGGCTGGTGCCCGGCTTATTCAGGCCTGGAAAGAAACTCCCTCGAGGAACATGAAAAAGGCGCCGAGAATTAA